The following proteins come from a genomic window of Achromobacter deleyi:
- a CDS encoding DMT family transporter: MSPSSDRLGLVQMAAAMTLSGTLGVFVLESGQSAWNVVFFRCVFGALSLFLYCWARGLLKPGLFTARTLALALAAGAALVLNWVLLFSAYRLASISLATAVYNVQPFFLIGLGALFLGERPTRGKLAWSVIAFAGLLLVLKLTDHSGGDAYLSGLLLGLGAAALYGITAVIVKRLKGIPPQVLALVQVTLGAVMLLPMADFQALPAAPLQWGYLVALGLVHTCLMYILMYSAIQKLPTTSTAALSFIYPAVAILLDLVVYGHRMDATQVLGVAMIFVAAAGVSLNWQWRLRGGARPGAA, from the coding sequence ATGTCCCCCTCTTCCGATCGCCTCGGCCTGGTCCAGATGGCCGCCGCCATGACCCTGTCCGGCACCCTGGGCGTGTTCGTCCTCGAATCCGGCCAGAGCGCCTGGAACGTGGTGTTCTTCCGCTGCGTCTTCGGCGCGCTGTCGCTGTTCCTGTACTGCTGGGCCCGCGGCCTGCTCAAGCCCGGCCTGTTCACGGCCCGCACGCTGGCGCTGGCCCTGGCCGCCGGCGCCGCGCTGGTGCTGAACTGGGTGCTGCTGTTCTCGGCCTACCGCCTGGCGTCGATCTCGCTGGCCACCGCCGTCTACAACGTGCAGCCCTTCTTCCTGATCGGCCTGGGCGCGCTGTTCCTGGGCGAACGCCCCACGCGCGGCAAGCTGGCGTGGTCGGTGATCGCCTTCGCCGGCCTGCTGCTGGTGCTCAAGCTCACCGACCACAGCGGCGGCGACGCCTATCTGTCGGGCCTGCTGCTGGGGCTGGGCGCGGCGGCCCTCTATGGCATCACCGCCGTCATCGTCAAGCGCCTGAAGGGCATCCCGCCGCAGGTGCTGGCGCTGGTGCAGGTGACGCTGGGCGCGGTGATGCTGCTGCCCATGGCCGACTTCCAGGCGCTGCCCGCCGCGCCGCTGCAATGGGGCTACCTGGTGGCGCTGGGCCTGGTCCACACCTGCCTGATGTACATCCTGATGTATTCGGCGATCCAGAAGCTGCCCACCACCTCGACCGCCGCCCTCAGCTTCATCTACCCGGCCGTGGCGATCCTGCTGGACCTGGTGGTGTACGGCCACCGCATGGACGCCACCCAGGTGCTGGGCGTGGCGATGATCTTCGTGGCGGCCGCCGGCGTCAGCCTGAACTGGCAGTGGCGCCTGCGCGGCGGCGCCCGGCCCGGCGCGGCCTGA
- a CDS encoding lipoate--protein ligase family protein, with protein sequence MTRTDWNDYDWQLIHEAPQRPALHMALDAVITDEVGAGTRPPTLRIWEWSAPAVVIGRFQSLKNEVDPEGARRHGIEVVRRVSGGGAMFIEPGNSITYSLSAPQALVHGMSFQESYAFLDAWVLQALQGLGIKAWYQPLNDIASDIGKIGGAAQARRAGAVLHHVTMSYDIDADKMVEVLRIGREKLSDKGTTSAKKRVDPLRTQTGLAREVIIQRMVDTFASLHRLTPGQLGAATLAQAEAQAAEKFSTPEWTAVVP encoded by the coding sequence ATGACGCGCACCGACTGGAACGACTACGACTGGCAACTGATCCACGAAGCCCCGCAGCGCCCCGCGCTGCACATGGCGCTGGACGCCGTCATCACCGACGAAGTCGGCGCCGGCACGCGCCCGCCCACCCTGCGCATCTGGGAATGGTCGGCGCCCGCGGTCGTGATCGGCCGCTTCCAATCGCTCAAGAACGAAGTCGACCCCGAGGGCGCCCGGCGCCACGGCATCGAGGTCGTGCGCCGCGTCAGCGGCGGCGGCGCGATGTTCATCGAGCCGGGCAACAGCATCACCTATTCGCTGAGCGCGCCGCAGGCGCTGGTGCACGGCATGAGCTTCCAGGAAAGCTATGCGTTCCTGGACGCCTGGGTGCTGCAGGCGCTGCAGGGGCTGGGCATCAAGGCCTGGTACCAGCCGCTCAACGACATCGCCTCGGACATCGGCAAGATCGGCGGCGCCGCCCAGGCGCGCCGCGCCGGCGCGGTGCTGCACCACGTCACCATGTCCTACGACATCGACGCCGATAAAATGGTGGAAGTCTTGCGCATCGGGCGTGAGAAACTGTCGGACAAGGGCACCACCAGCGCCAAGAAGCGCGTCGACCCGCTGCGCACCCAGACCGGGCTGGCGCGCGAGGTCATCATCCAGCGCATGGTGGATACCTTCGCCAGCCTGCACCGGCTGACGCCGGGCCAGCTGGGCGCCGCCACGCTGGCGCAGGCCGAGGCCCAGGCCGCCGAGAAGTTCTCCACGCCCGAATGGACCGCGGTCGTTCCCTGA
- a CDS encoding Lrp/AsnC family transcriptional regulator, whose product MQNDLKNESPVLDGIDRRLVEMLTANARTTTADLARQVGMSAPSVADRLRRLEESGVIRAYTLDVDPVALGYTLEAIVRIRPLPGQLRRVEGLIQEIPQFVECDKVTGDDCFIARVVLRSITHLDGILERVTEFAETNTAIIKAHTVRRRLPPLR is encoded by the coding sequence ATGCAGAATGACCTAAAGAATGAAAGCCCGGTCCTGGATGGTATCGATCGCCGCCTGGTGGAGATGCTGACGGCCAACGCGCGCACCACCACCGCCGACCTGGCGCGCCAGGTCGGCATGTCCGCGCCGAGCGTGGCCGACCGCTTGCGGCGGCTGGAGGAATCGGGCGTGATCCGCGCCTATACCCTGGACGTGGACCCGGTGGCGCTGGGCTACACGCTCGAGGCAATCGTGCGCATCCGGCCGCTGCCGGGCCAGTTGCGGCGGGTCGAGGGGCTGATCCAGGAGATCCCGCAATTCGTGGAATGCGACAAGGTCACGGGCGACGACTGCTTCATCGCGCGCGTGGTGCTGCGCTCGATCACCCACCTGGACGGCATCCTGGAGCGCGTGACCGAGTTCGCCGAGACCAACACCGCCATCATCAAGGCGCACACCGTGCGCCGCCGCCTGCCGCCGTTGCGCTGA
- a CDS encoding MFS transporter, which produces MPLHLIALAAAAFGIGTSEFVIMGLLPNVAADLDVSIDIAGLLITGYAMGVVIGAPIMAIITARLPRKATLIGLASTFVLGNLLCALAPGYATLMAARVFTAFCHGAFFGIGAVVAADLVPRHQRSSAIALMFTGLTLANVLGVPLGTALGQVAGWRSTFWVVSGIGLAAVAALAAWLPGRIPMQPGNILREFRVLRDVRVLWPLLASVLASAALFCVLTYIAPILRDITGVSERGVTGVLLLFGVALTVGSTLGGKLGDRNLEVSLRRIFLGLLLVFLALSQAIHALAPMLVMTFIWGTLGFAVVPLLQTLIVDQAAEAPNLASTLNQGAFNLGNAGGAWLGSLALGHGLPLTDLPWMSAAITAAVLLLTLWGTRYYGRHAGMAQPPQPGALASSRSDA; this is translated from the coding sequence ATGCCCCTGCATCTCATCGCGCTGGCCGCCGCCGCTTTCGGCATCGGCACCAGCGAATTCGTCATCATGGGCCTCTTGCCCAACGTTGCCGCCGACCTGGACGTCAGTATCGACATCGCCGGCCTGCTGATCACGGGCTACGCCATGGGCGTGGTGATCGGCGCGCCCATCATGGCCATCATCACCGCGCGCCTGCCGCGCAAGGCCACGCTGATCGGCCTGGCCAGCACCTTCGTGCTGGGCAACCTGCTCTGTGCGCTGGCGCCGGGTTACGCCACGCTGATGGCCGCGCGCGTCTTCACCGCCTTCTGCCATGGCGCCTTCTTCGGCATCGGCGCGGTGGTGGCGGCCGACCTGGTGCCGCGCCACCAGCGCTCCAGCGCCATCGCGCTGATGTTCACCGGGCTGACGCTGGCCAACGTGCTGGGCGTGCCGCTGGGCACCGCGCTGGGCCAGGTGGCGGGCTGGCGCTCGACCTTCTGGGTGGTCAGCGGCATCGGCCTGGCCGCGGTCGCGGCGCTGGCGGCCTGGCTGCCCGGCCGCATTCCCATGCAACCCGGCAACATCCTGCGCGAGTTCCGCGTGCTGCGCGACGTGCGCGTGCTGTGGCCGCTGCTGGCCAGCGTGCTGGCCTCGGCCGCGCTGTTCTGCGTGCTGACCTATATCGCGCCGATCCTGCGCGACATCACCGGCGTGTCCGAACGCGGCGTGACCGGCGTGCTGCTGCTGTTCGGCGTCGCGCTCACCGTGGGCAGCACGCTCGGCGGCAAGCTGGGCGACCGCAACCTGGAAGTGTCGCTGCGCCGCATCTTCCTGGGCCTGCTGCTGGTGTTCCTGGCGCTCAGCCAGGCCATCCACGCGCTGGCGCCGATGCTGGTGATGACCTTCATCTGGGGCACGCTGGGCTTTGCCGTGGTGCCGCTGCTGCAGACGCTGATCGTGGACCAGGCGGCCGAGGCGCCCAACCTCGCCTCGACCCTGAACCAGGGCGCCTTCAACCTGGGCAACGCCGGCGGCGCCTGGCTCGGCAGCCTGGCACTGGGCCACGGCCTGCCGCTGACCGACCTGCCGTGGATGTCGGCCGCCATCACCGCGGCGGTGTTGCTGCTGACCCTGTGGGGCACGCGCTACTATGGGCGCCACGCCGGGATGGCGCAGCCGCCGCAACCCGGCGCGCTGGCCTCGTCCCGTTCCGACGCCTGA
- a CDS encoding DUF1501 domain-containing protein, which produces MDRRRILQLMASAPLVFGASRLYAAPAAANNKLLVVFMRGAYDAASLLVPANSDFYYESRPSIAIARPGSGAGAALPLADGWALHPALAESLMPFYQKRQLAFVPFAGTDDTSRSHFETQNRIELGQGAARDRNGDFRSGFLNRLAAALDGKGMQAAAFTSEVPQIFRGAERVPNIDLGGAARKSRLSEADNRAIAAMYQHTDLGASVAEGQRIMGATRAELDAEMEAASGNAVSADRLEQEARRIGRFMRDSYNLGFVDVGGWDTHVGQGGASGMLANRLGQLGRALAGYADAMGPAWKQATVVVISEFGRTFRENGNKGTDHGHGTVYWVLGGNVQGGRIAGRQVPVKRETLFQDRDYPVLNEYRALFAGLFSRLYGLPPARLAQVFPGTTPLDLKLV; this is translated from the coding sequence ATGGATCGCCGCCGCATACTGCAACTCATGGCCTCGGCGCCGCTCGTCTTCGGCGCCAGCCGCCTGTACGCCGCGCCAGCCGCCGCCAACAACAAGCTGCTGGTCGTCTTCATGCGCGGCGCCTACGACGCCGCCAGCCTGCTGGTGCCCGCCAACAGCGACTTCTATTACGAGTCGCGCCCGAGCATCGCCATCGCCAGGCCCGGCAGCGGCGCCGGCGCCGCCCTGCCCCTGGCCGACGGCTGGGCCCTGCACCCGGCGCTGGCCGAGAGCCTGATGCCCTTCTACCAGAAGCGCCAGCTGGCCTTCGTGCCGTTCGCCGGCACCGACGACACCAGCCGCAGCCACTTCGAGACCCAGAACCGCATCGAACTCGGCCAGGGCGCGGCCCGCGACAGGAACGGCGACTTCCGCTCGGGCTTCCTGAACCGCCTGGCCGCCGCGCTCGACGGCAAGGGCATGCAGGCGGCCGCCTTCACCTCCGAGGTGCCGCAGATCTTCCGCGGCGCCGAGCGCGTGCCCAACATCGACCTGGGCGGCGCGGCCCGCAAATCGCGCCTGTCCGAGGCCGACAACCGCGCCATCGCCGCCATGTACCAGCACACCGACCTGGGCGCCTCGGTCGCCGAGGGCCAGCGCATCATGGGCGCCACGCGCGCCGAACTCGACGCCGAAATGGAGGCCGCCAGCGGCAACGCCGTGTCGGCCGACAGGCTGGAGCAGGAAGCGCGCCGCATCGGCCGCTTCATGCGCGACAGCTACAACCTGGGCTTCGTCGACGTCGGCGGCTGGGACACGCACGTCGGCCAGGGCGGCGCCAGCGGCATGCTGGCCAACCGGCTCGGCCAGCTGGGCCGGGCGCTGGCCGGCTACGCCGATGCCATGGGCCCGGCCTGGAAACAGGCCACGGTCGTCGTCATCAGCGAATTCGGCCGCACCTTCCGCGAAAACGGCAACAAGGGCACCGACCACGGCCACGGCACGGTCTACTGGGTGCTGGGCGGCAATGTGCAAGGCGGCCGCATCGCCGGCCGCCAGGTCCCGGTCAAACGCGAGACCCTGTTCCAGGACCGCGACTACCCGGTGCTCAATGAATACCGCGCGCTGTTCGCCGGCCTGTTCTCGCGCCTGTACGGCCTGCCGCCGGCCCGGCTGGCACAGGTGTTCCCGGGCACCACGCCGCTGGACCTGAAACTGGTCTGA
- a CDS encoding glutathione S-transferase N-terminal domain-containing protein, whose translation MIDLYYWTTPNGHKITIFLEEAGLPYEIHPVNISKGDQFKPAFLAIAPNNRIPAIVDQQPADGGAPLSLFESGAILQYLAEKTGRFLPADLRGRAEVSQWLFWQMGGLGPMAGQNHHFSGYAPERIPYAIERYVKETNRLYGVLNKRLADREFVAGDYSIADMAAYPWIVPHAKQGQDLNDFPHLKRWFDAIAARPAVQRAYALADKVNTAPSVSDDESHRILFGQSARNVR comes from the coding sequence ATGATCGATCTCTATTACTGGACCACCCCGAACGGCCACAAGATCACGATTTTCCTGGAAGAAGCCGGGCTGCCGTACGAGATCCACCCGGTCAACATCAGCAAGGGCGACCAGTTCAAGCCCGCGTTCCTGGCCATCGCGCCCAACAACCGCATTCCGGCCATCGTCGACCAGCAGCCCGCCGACGGCGGCGCGCCGCTGTCGCTGTTCGAATCCGGCGCCATCCTGCAGTACCTGGCCGAAAAGACCGGCCGCTTCCTGCCCGCCGACCTGCGCGGCCGCGCCGAGGTCTCGCAATGGCTGTTCTGGCAGATGGGCGGCCTGGGCCCCATGGCCGGCCAGAACCACCACTTCTCCGGCTACGCGCCCGAGCGCATCCCCTACGCCATCGAACGCTACGTCAAGGAAACCAACCGCCTCTACGGCGTGCTGAACAAGCGCCTGGCCGACCGCGAATTCGTCGCCGGCGACTACTCCATCGCCGACATGGCCGCCTACCCCTGGATCGTGCCGCACGCCAAGCAGGGCCAGGACCTGAACGACTTTCCGCACCTGAAGCGCTGGTTCGACGCCATCGCCGCCCGCCCGGCCGTGCAGCGCGCCTACGCGCTGGCCGACAAGGTCAACACCGCGCCGTCCGTCAGCGACGACGAATCGCACCGCATCCTGTTCGGCCAGTCCGCCCGGAACGTGCGCTGA
- a CDS encoding lipoate protein ligase C-terminal domain-containing protein, translating to MHGEYKVPGGKLVVADLEVRDGRLADVRISGDFFLEPPEALEAINAGLNGLPADAGELELALAVQSALPANTEMFGFSAEAVAVVLRRALA from the coding sequence ATGCACGGCGAATACAAAGTCCCCGGCGGCAAGCTGGTGGTCGCGGACCTGGAAGTCCGCGACGGCCGCCTGGCCGATGTCCGCATCAGCGGTGATTTCTTTCTCGAACCGCCGGAAGCGCTGGAAGCCATCAACGCCGGCCTGAACGGCCTGCCCGCCGACGCCGGCGAGCTGGAACTGGCGCTGGCGGTGCAGTCGGCGCTGCCCGCCAATACCGAAATGTTCGGCTTCTCGGCCGAGGCCGTGGCGGTGGTGCTGCGGAGGGCGCTGGCATGA
- a CDS encoding GNAT family N-acetyltransferase, whose amino-acid sequence MTDSPLRFRRARADDLPDIVAMLADDELGARREDPSIPLNPRYTAAFAAIEQDPNQFFAVVERDARLVGCLQLSFIPGLSRLGQWRGQIESVRIASSSRGQGLGRAMFEWAIEQCRSQGCEMVQLTTDRARPDARRFYESLGFKASHDGMKLSL is encoded by the coding sequence ATGACCGATTCCCCCTTGCGTTTCCGCCGCGCCCGCGCCGACGACCTGCCCGACATCGTGGCCATGCTGGCCGACGACGAACTGGGCGCCAGGCGCGAAGATCCCTCGATTCCGCTCAACCCCCGCTACACTGCGGCTTTTGCCGCCATCGAGCAGGACCCGAACCAGTTCTTCGCGGTGGTCGAGCGCGACGCGCGCCTGGTCGGCTGTTTGCAGTTATCGTTCATACCCGGCCTGTCGCGGCTGGGCCAATGGCGCGGACAGATCGAGAGCGTGCGCATCGCCTCGTCCTCGCGCGGCCAGGGCCTGGGGCGCGCCATGTTCGAGTGGGCCATCGAGCAATGCCGCTCGCAGGGATGCGAGATGGTGCAGCTGACCACCGACCGCGCCCGGCCCGACGCCCGTCGCTTCTATGAAAGCCTCGGGTTCAAGGCCAGTCACGACGGCATGAAACTGAGCCTGTAG
- a CDS encoding glutathione peroxidase — protein MSTIYDFSTRDIHGADQPLAAYRGRVLLVVNVASKCGFTPQYSGLEALYRALREDGLTVLGFPCDQFGRQEPGNEAEILDFCTTQYDITFPLFAKIDVNGADADPLYRWLKGEKPGVFGTEGIKWNFTKFLVGRDGQVIKRYAPTDTPAGLKDDIVRALAAPAA, from the coding sequence ATGAGCACGATCTACGATTTCTCGACCCGCGACATCCACGGCGCCGACCAGCCGCTGGCCGCCTACCGCGGCCGGGTGCTGCTGGTGGTGAACGTGGCCTCGAAATGCGGCTTCACGCCACAGTATTCGGGCCTGGAAGCGCTGTACCGCGCCCTGCGCGAAGACGGCCTGACGGTGCTGGGCTTTCCCTGCGACCAGTTCGGCCGCCAGGAGCCGGGCAACGAGGCCGAGATCCTCGACTTCTGCACCACGCAGTACGACATCACCTTCCCGCTGTTCGCCAAGATCGACGTCAATGGCGCCGACGCCGACCCGCTGTACCGCTGGCTCAAGGGCGAAAAGCCCGGCGTCTTCGGCACCGAGGGCATCAAGTGGAACTTCACCAAATTCCTGGTGGGCCGCGATGGCCAGGTGATCAAGCGCTACGCCCCCACCGACACGCCGGCCGGCCTGAAGGACGACATCGTCCGCGCCCTGGCGGCGCCCGCCGCCTGA
- a CDS encoding RsiV family protein — MRRPRMPRGLSAAVLGAALLALAGCGSSPPANITLESPTAAASTATPEKIGDLATERIKWASNKPDCKGDCPRIEIDSVAFPGIPKLTALVDHVLAYMTGTDANRRGPYETLSEYTQYFWSTARPRDATFFKASVKDAIGDIVSIELHTEQFLTGAAHGIPATQYLNWERSRGRVMALDEALIPGRRAEYVAALQRAHAKWLAGNSDAKRDPAAYGKMWPFQESDNFALTRDGIVVKYDAYSIAPYSYGEPELSIPYADLRGILKPELLPKS; from the coding sequence ATGCGTCGTCCCCGTATGCCGCGCGGCCTGTCCGCCGCGGTCCTGGGAGCCGCCCTGCTGGCATTGGCCGGCTGCGGCAGTTCGCCCCCCGCCAACATCACGCTGGAGTCGCCGACGGCGGCCGCCAGCACGGCCACGCCCGAAAAGATCGGCGACCTCGCCACCGAGCGCATCAAGTGGGCGTCCAACAAGCCCGACTGCAAGGGCGACTGCCCGCGCATCGAGATCGACAGCGTGGCCTTTCCCGGCATCCCGAAGCTGACCGCGCTGGTCGACCACGTGCTGGCCTACATGACCGGCACCGACGCCAACCGCCGCGGCCCCTACGAGACGCTGTCGGAATACACGCAGTACTTCTGGTCCACCGCGCGCCCGCGCGACGCCACCTTCTTCAAGGCCAGCGTCAAGGACGCCATCGGCGACATCGTCTCGATCGAGCTGCACACCGAGCAGTTCCTGACCGGCGCGGCGCACGGCATCCCCGCCACCCAGTACCTGAACTGGGAACGCAGCCGCGGCCGCGTCATGGCGCTGGACGAGGCCCTGATCCCCGGCCGCCGCGCCGAATACGTCGCCGCGCTGCAGCGCGCCCACGCCAAGTGGCTGGCCGGCAACAGCGACGCCAAGCGCGACCCGGCGGCCTACGGCAAGATGTGGCCGTTCCAGGAAAGCGACAACTTCGCGCTCACGCGCGACGGCATCGTGGTCAAGTACGACGCCTACTCGATCGCGCCGTACTCGTACGGCGAGCCCGAGCTGAGCATCCCCTACGCCGACCTGCGCGGCATCCTCAAGCCGGAACTGCTGCCGAAGTCCTGA